One genomic window of Marinobacter adhaerens HP15 includes the following:
- the secB gene encoding protein-export chaperone SecB — protein MAENQQAAAGSDNQNQPQFALQRIYVKDLSFESPNSPLVFQEQWKPQVNLDLNTSHNKVSDNQYEVVLSLTVTAKVGEKVAYIVEIQQGGVFLVQGIEGQQLGQMLGAYCPTILFPYAREAIDGIVSKGSFPALMLAPVNFDAIYAQALKRKQEEAAGEASEEQQTH, from the coding sequence ATGGCTGAGAATCAGCAAGCCGCAGCAGGCAGTGACAACCAGAACCAACCCCAGTTTGCCCTTCAGCGCATCTATGTGAAGGACCTGTCTTTTGAGTCACCCAACTCTCCGCTGGTATTTCAGGAGCAGTGGAAGCCGCAGGTGAATCTGGATCTGAATACGTCTCACAACAAGGTCAGCGACAACCAGTATGAAGTTGTGCTTTCCCTGACCGTCACCGCGAAAGTGGGTGAAAAGGTAGCCTACATCGTCGAGATCCAGCAGGGCGGCGTGTTCCTGGTTCAGGGCATCGAAGGCCAGCAGCTGGGCCAGATGCTGGGCGCCTACTGCCCGACCATCCTGTTCCCGTATGCGCGCGAAGCGATCGACGGTATTGTGAGCAAGGGCAGCTTCCCGGCCCTGATGCTGGCGCCGGTGAACTTCGACGCCATCTATGCCCAGGCGCTCAAGCGCAAGCAGGAAGAAGCTGCTGGTGAGGCAAGCGAAGAACAGCAGACTCACTGA
- a CDS encoding FecCD family ABC transporter permease, with amino-acid sequence MILDAAGRFGFGPSLVVALLAAALVALVSVTSGAYPLAFGDILSVITGREANDPVASMVLLEVRMPRFLLGFLVGAVLAVSGALLQGLFRNPLADPGLIGVSAGASLAAIAVIVLGNTWLGGWLAMTGEWALPIAAFLGGSGTVLLAWRVANKSGQTAVATLLLAGIAINAIAGAATGLLTFYANDEELRSLTFWTMGSLGHAGWDDLLVGSPFMLLALLAAPWLARPLDAFLLGESVVGHLGYRTDTVKKAAILVVGLGVGAAVAVSGLIGFVGLVVPHLVRQLLGASHRVVLPLSALVGGTLLVAADSLARMVVAPAELPIGLMMALIGGPFFLALLLRTKVI; translated from the coding sequence ATGATTCTTGATGCCGCGGGGCGCTTCGGTTTTGGGCCATCACTGGTGGTCGCATTACTGGCCGCCGCGCTTGTTGCTCTGGTGTCTGTTACCAGTGGCGCTTACCCGCTGGCATTCGGGGATATCCTGAGCGTGATAACTGGTCGGGAAGCGAACGATCCGGTGGCGTCCATGGTGCTGCTGGAAGTGCGAATGCCGAGATTCCTGCTCGGCTTTCTGGTTGGAGCGGTGCTGGCAGTCTCCGGTGCCCTGCTGCAGGGACTGTTTCGCAACCCTCTGGCCGACCCGGGGCTGATCGGGGTATCCGCCGGCGCTTCACTGGCGGCCATTGCGGTGATCGTGCTGGGGAATACCTGGCTGGGTGGCTGGTTGGCCATGACCGGCGAGTGGGCTTTGCCCATTGCCGCCTTTCTTGGCGGCAGTGGCACGGTTCTGCTGGCCTGGCGCGTTGCCAACAAGTCGGGACAAACAGCGGTAGCAACCCTGTTACTCGCCGGTATTGCGATTAACGCCATAGCTGGCGCGGCCACAGGGTTGCTGACCTTCTATGCTAACGACGAAGAGCTGCGTTCCTTGACCTTCTGGACCATGGGCAGTCTCGGCCACGCCGGCTGGGATGATCTGCTGGTGGGCTCTCCGTTCATGCTGTTGGCATTATTGGCCGCCCCCTGGCTGGCCCGTCCGCTGGATGCATTCCTGCTGGGAGAATCCGTCGTCGGGCACCTGGGCTATCGCACCGATACCGTCAAGAAAGCCGCGATCCTGGTGGTTGGCCTGGGCGTGGGAGCTGCTGTTGCGGTCAGTGGACTGATCGGGTTTGTCGGCCTGGTGGTGCCACACCTCGTACGCCAGCTACTTGGTGCCAGTCACCGGGTGGTGTTACCCCTCAGTGCCCTTGTGGGCGGCACCCTTCTGGTGGCCGCGGATTCCCTGGCAAGGATGGTGGTAGCACCGGCGGAACTGCCCATAGGCCTGATGATGGCTCTGATCGGCGGTCCCTTCTTTCTTGCGCTGCTTTTGAGAACAAAGGTGATCTGA
- the gpmM gene encoding 2,3-bisphosphoglycerate-independent phosphoglycerate mutase, which yields MTAMRKPTALIILDGWGHRDPAEDNAISNASTPFWDKLWQNQPKTLINTSGMFVGLPQGQMGNSEVGHMNLGAGRVVYQSLTRIDKDLEEGTFQQNEVLCSAIDKAVQSGRAVHLMGLMSPGGVHSHEDHIIAAAELAAARGAKEVYIHAFLDGRDMPPRSAKPSLEKAAAKLKSLGVGRVASIVGRYYAMDRDNRWDRVEAAYNLMTQGTAEFTAADPISGLEQAYERGENDEFVTPTRIHAPGEPEGTINDGDTVLFMNFRADRAREMTRTFVEKDFDGFERKKHPELADFVMLTEYAADIKTSCAYPPEQLTNGLGEYMAKQGKTQLRIAETEKYAHVTFFFNGGLETPFDGEERILVPSPKVATYDLQPEMSAPEVTDKLVEAIKSGKYDLVVCNYANGDMVGHTGKLDAAIKAAECLDECVKRVVEALDEVGGEALITADHGNCEQMTDPNSGQVHTAHTIGPVPLVYTGHRKVVLKNDGSLSDVAPSLLALMGMEQPKEMTGHSLVEIG from the coding sequence ATGACTGCAATGCGCAAGCCGACTGCACTGATTATCCTGGACGGCTGGGGCCATCGCGACCCGGCTGAAGACAATGCCATCAGCAACGCCAGCACCCCGTTCTGGGACAAACTCTGGCAAAACCAGCCCAAAACCCTGATCAATACATCGGGCATGTTTGTCGGGCTGCCGCAGGGGCAAATGGGTAACTCGGAAGTTGGCCACATGAACCTGGGCGCAGGGCGCGTGGTCTATCAAAGCCTTACTCGTATCGACAAAGATCTGGAAGAAGGCACTTTCCAGCAGAACGAAGTACTCTGCTCAGCGATCGACAAGGCTGTTCAGAGCGGCCGAGCCGTTCATCTCATGGGTCTGATGTCGCCCGGTGGTGTACACAGCCACGAAGACCACATTATTGCCGCTGCCGAACTTGCCGCCGCACGTGGCGCGAAGGAAGTTTACATCCACGCCTTCCTCGATGGCCGCGACATGCCGCCCCGCAGCGCAAAACCATCCCTGGAGAAGGCCGCGGCCAAACTGAAGAGCCTCGGCGTCGGCCGCGTTGCCTCGATTGTGGGCCGCTACTATGCCATGGATCGCGACAACCGCTGGGACCGCGTGGAAGCGGCCTATAATCTGATGACCCAGGGCACCGCGGAGTTCACTGCGGCCGATCCGATATCCGGGCTGGAACAGGCTTATGAGCGCGGGGAAAACGACGAGTTTGTAACGCCAACCCGGATCCACGCTCCGGGCGAGCCCGAGGGAACGATCAACGATGGTGACACGGTGCTGTTCATGAATTTCCGTGCCGACCGTGCCCGGGAAATGACCCGCACCTTTGTGGAGAAGGACTTCGACGGATTCGAGCGCAAGAAGCACCCGGAACTGGCCGACTTCGTGATGCTGACCGAGTACGCGGCGGACATCAAAACTTCCTGCGCGTACCCGCCCGAGCAGCTCACCAATGGCCTTGGTGAATATATGGCGAAGCAGGGCAAGACCCAGTTGCGCATCGCCGAAACCGAGAAATACGCCCACGTAACCTTCTTTTTCAATGGCGGCCTGGAAACACCGTTCGACGGTGAAGAGCGCATTCTTGTGCCCTCGCCCAAGGTGGCGACCTACGATCTGCAGCCCGAAATGAGCGCACCAGAGGTAACCGACAAGCTGGTGGAAGCGATCAAGAGCGGCAAGTACGATCTGGTTGTTTGCAATTACGCCAACGGCGACATGGTTGGTCACACGGGCAAGCTGGACGCTGCAATCAAGGCGGCCGAATGCCTGGACGAATGCGTGAAACGCGTTGTCGAGGCCCTGGATGAGGTAGGCGGCGAAGCTCTGATCACGGCTGACCACGGCAACTGCGAACAGATGACCGATCCGAATTCAGGCCAGGTTCACACTGCCCACACCATCGGCCCGGTGCCGCTGGTATACACCGGCCACCGCAAAGTTGTGTTGAAGAACGACGGCAGCCTGAGCGACGTTGCACCCTCTTTGCTCGCCCTGATGGGAATGGAGCAACCGAAGGAAATGACCGGGCACAGCCTGGTTGAGATCGGCTGA
- a CDS encoding heme/hemin ABC transporter substrate-binding protein, with the protein MISRVLACLLLATAFASTAQAADSPRVVTADGAITEIVYGLGLESLLVGVDTTSGYPAQTESLPKIGYLRALPFEGVLALKPDLLITSEQAAPEENLERLARAGVQIEKLPSARTPEAALKRIVTVGELLGEEEKAEVLASELRSKIDRIQQASANREKPPTVLFILAAGNHSVMLAGEGTSASALLDAVGAVNAVSGIQGYKPANREAILASRPDAIVIAESTPGQFMIDSWPEVEHLDAWQSGRRLVADGMMLLGFGPRLPDAMAAMNSVLPDPSQVAANDS; encoded by the coding sequence ATGATATCCAGGGTTCTTGCGTGCCTCCTGTTGGCTACCGCTTTCGCGTCTACCGCCCAGGCGGCGGATTCGCCGCGGGTTGTGACGGCTGACGGAGCAATCACCGAGATTGTGTACGGACTGGGCCTGGAGTCCCTGCTGGTAGGTGTGGACACCACCAGCGGGTATCCGGCACAGACCGAGTCCCTGCCCAAAATTGGCTACCTGCGGGCATTGCCTTTTGAAGGGGTGCTGGCCCTGAAGCCGGATCTGCTGATTACCTCCGAGCAGGCCGCTCCGGAGGAAAATCTGGAGCGCCTGGCCAGGGCCGGTGTTCAGATCGAGAAGCTGCCGTCGGCACGGACGCCGGAGGCTGCGCTGAAGCGGATTGTGACTGTGGGGGAATTGCTAGGTGAGGAGGAAAAGGCAGAAGTCCTCGCCTCGGAACTCCGGTCGAAGATCGACCGTATTCAGCAGGCATCGGCAAACCGGGAAAAGCCGCCCACGGTGCTATTCATTCTCGCTGCCGGAAATCATTCCGTGATGCTGGCGGGGGAAGGGACCTCTGCCTCAGCATTGCTGGACGCTGTCGGCGCGGTCAATGCCGTGTCGGGGATCCAGGGCTACAAGCCGGCGAACCGGGAGGCCATCCTCGCTTCCCGACCGGATGCCATTGTGATTGCTGAATCCACGCCGGGCCAGTTCATGATCGATTCCTGGCCGGAGGTGGAGCATCTCGATGCCTGGCAGAGCGGTCGCCGGCTGGTGGCGGACGGCATGATGCTGCTGGGTTTCGGCCCGAGGCTGCCTGACGCCATGGCCGCAATGAACAGTGTATTGCCTGACCCTTCGCAAGTGGCAGCCAATGATTCTTGA
- a CDS encoding HmuY family protein produces the protein MDLFDTRPPAIVLAALALTACGGGSDNSIAEDDATDVSSFSEQLMPAATETVYLNLETGAMVEEDDDWHIAANRLNFKVNSGASGSGRVVGALSVAQDDFYDGNGDPDANVFTNATAISEEEHLLGILEEPASWQADEFASAFGASDAWSQYDSATGIISEKADVGYLVRSAEGDSYARMRVVDFNFPTRKGQGIEGFTFEFNVQASGASQFSPTPISFTTPTGYDGGDACFDFDSASAVDCASSEVWDVQVGFSGRDWYLKSNSGVSGNGSGGASDQMTWSELAGNDSDPGVPQIYNTDSTGGVFTDNTWYAYNLTNQHKIWPNFRTFLIKADTDDPQSTVWALQIVGYYDQNGTSGQPTVSWLPVEPQQAQE, from the coding sequence ATGGATCTTTTCGATACCAGACCCCCGGCCATTGTGCTGGCTGCCCTGGCTTTGACGGCCTGTGGCGGAGGCAGTGACAACTCCATTGCAGAGGACGATGCGACTGATGTCAGCAGCTTTTCCGAGCAGTTGATGCCCGCGGCAACAGAGACGGTCTACCTGAATCTGGAAACCGGAGCGATGGTGGAAGAAGACGACGACTGGCACATCGCTGCCAACCGTTTGAACTTCAAGGTGAACAGCGGTGCCTCCGGAAGTGGCCGCGTTGTCGGCGCCCTGTCCGTTGCCCAGGACGATTTCTACGACGGCAACGGTGATCCCGACGCGAATGTGTTCACCAACGCGACCGCCATTTCCGAGGAAGAGCATTTGTTGGGTATCCTTGAGGAACCGGCAAGCTGGCAAGCAGACGAATTCGCCAGCGCGTTCGGCGCCTCTGACGCCTGGTCCCAGTACGATTCCGCTACAGGGATCATCTCCGAAAAGGCTGATGTGGGCTACCTGGTGCGCTCTGCCGAGGGCGACAGCTACGCCCGAATGCGGGTTGTCGACTTCAATTTCCCCACCCGCAAGGGCCAGGGCATCGAAGGTTTCACATTCGAGTTTAACGTGCAGGCTTCAGGCGCGTCGCAATTCAGTCCCACACCCATTTCGTTCACGACGCCCACAGGCTACGACGGCGGCGACGCATGTTTCGATTTTGACTCGGCATCCGCAGTCGATTGCGCTTCCAGCGAGGTCTGGGATGTCCAGGTCGGTTTCTCCGGTCGCGACTGGTACCTGAAATCCAACAGCGGGGTATCCGGTAACGGCAGTGGCGGCGCCTCTGACCAGATGACGTGGAGCGAACTTGCCGGCAATGACAGCGATCCGGGCGTTCCCCAGATCTACAACACCGACTCGACCGGCGGCGTATTCACGGATAACACCTGGTATGCCTACAACCTGACCAATCAACACAAGATCTGGCCGAACTTCCGGACCTTCCTGATCAAAGCGGATACCGATGATCCTCAGTCCACGGTCTGGGCGCTGCAGATTGTCGGCTACTACGACCAGAACGGAACCAGTGGCCAGCCTACGGTAAGTTGGCTGCCCGTTGAACCCCAGCAGGCGCAGGAGTAA
- a CDS encoding rhodanese-like domain-containing protein, producing MDRLFEFVVNHYILVSLFVAFLVAILILESRRGGAKISAQGAVNLINKDEAVVVDIRDRKEFGEGRITGSINIPLNSLKSRVGELSKFKDKQIIVADKMGQHSAMAVKQLNAEGFSNVVRLNGGVADWKASNLPLVKK from the coding sequence ATGGACCGGTTGTTTGAATTTGTCGTTAACCACTACATTCTTGTGTCGCTGTTCGTGGCATTCCTGGTTGCCATTCTCATTCTGGAGTCCCGTCGTGGCGGTGCCAAGATCTCGGCCCAGGGTGCGGTCAATCTGATCAACAAGGATGAAGCCGTTGTAGTCGACATCCGGGACCGCAAGGAGTTTGGTGAGGGCCGCATTACCGGCTCGATCAACATTCCCCTGAACAGCCTGAAGAGCCGGGTTGGTGAGCTGAGCAAGTTCAAGGACAAACAGATCATCGTTGCCGACAAGATGGGCCAGCATTCTGCCATGGCGGTTAAACAGCTGAACGCGGAAGGCTTCAGCAATGTGGTTCGCCTGAACGGCGGTGTTGCCGACTGGAAAGCCAGCAATCTTCCGCTGGTGAAGAAATAG
- a CDS encoding murein hydrolase activator EnvC family protein, whose protein sequence is MQLHAILALALLLGAAPATAQQDVTPAQIEELKERIEDIDDWLEDAEEDRSSLERQLAATEKNISRLTRERRSLRQQAEQQQQRLRELESEAQELTQTLDRQRESLKKQIRAAWMEGDAPAVKVLLNEIDPDKIARTMTYYEYLSKDTVDRLEAFRQSLQELRSTQAAVQSTRVELARTEENVAKRQQELTASRKERQQTLAALNADIQNRRSEREELESDRKRLENLLAEVQQAINNIPSPNESQPFASLRNKLPWPVKGQVLSRYGERYADGKLRRNGLLIGTGDEAEIRAIHYGRVVFANWLRGFGLITIIDHGDGYMTLYGHSSSLFTSPGDWVAAGEPIAQAGRTGGTDSPALYFEVRHNGKPDNPGRWLAN, encoded by the coding sequence TTGCAACTCCACGCGATTCTGGCGCTCGCCCTCCTTCTGGGCGCAGCGCCGGCAACAGCCCAGCAGGATGTAACCCCGGCTCAGATCGAGGAACTCAAGGAACGCATTGAGGACATCGACGACTGGCTGGAGGACGCCGAAGAGGACCGCTCCTCCCTGGAGCGGCAACTTGCCGCGACCGAAAAGAATATCAGCCGCCTGACCCGTGAACGCCGCTCCCTGCGCCAGCAGGCCGAACAGCAGCAGCAGAGGCTCCGTGAACTGGAAAGCGAGGCGCAGGAGCTCACCCAAACCCTTGACCGCCAGCGGGAGAGTCTCAAAAAGCAGATCCGCGCCGCCTGGATGGAAGGCGATGCGCCAGCCGTAAAGGTACTGCTTAACGAAATTGATCCGGACAAGATCGCCCGGACCATGACCTACTACGAATACCTCAGCAAGGACACAGTCGACCGCCTGGAGGCGTTCAGACAAAGCCTGCAAGAACTCAGAAGCACACAGGCTGCCGTGCAATCAACCCGGGTTGAACTGGCCAGAACTGAGGAAAACGTCGCCAAACGCCAGCAGGAACTGACAGCATCGAGGAAGGAGCGCCAACAGACACTGGCCGCCCTCAATGCCGACATCCAGAACCGGCGCAGCGAGCGGGAAGAACTGGAATCCGACCGCAAACGGCTTGAAAACCTGCTGGCAGAAGTGCAGCAGGCGATCAACAACATCCCCTCACCCAATGAATCCCAGCCCTTCGCCTCATTACGTAACAAACTGCCCTGGCCCGTAAAGGGACAGGTCCTGAGTCGCTACGGAGAGCGCTATGCCGACGGCAAACTCCGTCGCAACGGCCTGCTGATAGGCACCGGGGACGAAGCGGAGATCCGTGCCATACACTATGGCCGGGTGGTGTTTGCCAACTGGCTTCGGGGCTTTGGCCTGATCACCATCATCGACCACGGCGACGGCTACATGACCCTGTACGGCCACAGCAGCAGCCTGTTTACCAGCCCAGGCGACTGGGTGGCTGCCGGCGAACCCATTGCCCAGGCGGGCCGTACCGGCGGCACAGATTCCCCGGCGCTCTACTTTGAAGTCCGGCACAATGGTAAACCCGACAACCCTGGCCGATGGCTGGCAAACTGA
- a CDS encoding heme ABC transporter ATP-binding protein yields MVLCINNVSVSLERSRIVHGIDCHLEAGEVLMLLGPNGAGKSTLLRAISGDLPYGGSVTLSGQELGKWRPERLARQRAVMPQRVEVNFPLTVEEVVQLGRPGTARGGSDPTVDRLMEELDIAHLRYRLVPGLSGGEQQRLQLARVLAQIIDSPGDRLLLLDECTAALDPAHQQLVLDLVRRLAKAEGMAVLAVVHDLNLAAQFADRLLLMREGRLVHEGSAREVLTPELLETVYGFTARVVELEEGYPMVVPARTGPSSAYTAPWNPSCRQAS; encoded by the coding sequence ATGGTTCTTTGCATTAACAACGTCAGTGTCTCTCTCGAGCGTTCCCGGATTGTCCATGGCATTGATTGCCACCTCGAGGCAGGAGAAGTGTTGATGCTCCTGGGCCCGAACGGTGCTGGCAAGTCGACTCTGCTCAGGGCGATCAGTGGTGATCTTCCCTATGGCGGCAGCGTGACGCTTTCCGGCCAAGAACTCGGGAAATGGCGCCCGGAGCGGCTGGCCCGTCAGCGAGCGGTCATGCCCCAGCGGGTGGAGGTTAATTTTCCGTTGACGGTCGAGGAAGTGGTACAGCTGGGTCGCCCCGGGACCGCTCGGGGTGGCAGTGACCCGACGGTAGATCGACTGATGGAAGAGTTGGATATTGCCCACCTGAGATATCGGCTGGTTCCCGGACTGTCCGGTGGTGAGCAGCAGCGGTTGCAACTGGCACGGGTGCTGGCCCAGATTATCGACAGCCCAGGAGACAGGCTATTGCTGCTGGACGAATGCACTGCCGCTCTGGATCCGGCCCATCAGCAATTGGTGCTGGATCTGGTTCGACGTCTGGCCAAGGCAGAAGGTATGGCGGTCCTGGCGGTTGTCCACGATCTTAACCTGGCGGCCCAATTTGCAGATCGCCTGCTGTTGATGAGGGAGGGCCGACTTGTTCATGAAGGCTCGGCGCGTGAAGTGCTTACGCCTGAACTGTTGGAAACCGTCTACGGCTTCACGGCGAGAGTAGTTGAACTGGAGGAAGGCTACCCAATGGTTGTGCCAGCCCGAACAGGGCCATCCAGCGCTTACACCGCGCCCTGGAATCCCAGCTGCCGCCAAGCCTCGTAA
- a CDS encoding hemin-degrading factor — MQQTAMATGTAADSLAARWQTLQEAEPNMRIRQMADKLGVSEMELVLLRGGDELIPLKDSFADLLKALEDVGPVMILSRNNEVVHEVTGTFKDFTSGRSGAMGLAVGEIDIRVFFKHWAYGYRVQEKVRSGLRESLQFFDQYGAAVHKIYRVADTDGDAWERLIHSFADQELRPFKPQGARPVPQRVAPEAVKTEVLRQGWCELKDVHHFGALLKRAGTDRLTALELLRGEWATELERTEGDVLDRLLELLRDNQCPAMFFVGNPGIVQIFTGKVANLRRTGPWMNVLDSGFNLHANTESIRCWWLVRRPSADGIITSVEAFNADGELVLTVFGERKPGIPESELWREQAATLEALS, encoded by the coding sequence ATGCAACAGACAGCGATGGCAACAGGCACGGCAGCCGATTCACTGGCAGCGCGCTGGCAGACACTGCAAGAAGCAGAGCCAAACATGAGGATCCGCCAGATGGCGGATAAGCTGGGTGTCAGCGAAATGGAGCTGGTTCTGCTGCGTGGCGGCGACGAACTGATTCCTCTCAAGGACAGTTTCGCGGATCTTCTCAAGGCCCTTGAAGACGTCGGGCCGGTGATGATTCTGAGCCGCAACAACGAGGTGGTTCATGAAGTGACCGGCACCTTCAAGGATTTCACCAGTGGCAGGTCCGGGGCCATGGGGCTGGCCGTTGGTGAAATCGATATCCGGGTCTTTTTCAAACACTGGGCCTATGGCTACCGGGTGCAGGAAAAGGTTCGCTCCGGGTTAAGGGAGAGTCTGCAGTTCTTCGATCAGTACGGGGCTGCGGTCCACAAGATCTACAGGGTTGCCGATACCGATGGCGACGCATGGGAGCGCCTGATCCATTCCTTCGCCGATCAAGAGCTGAGGCCGTTCAAGCCTCAGGGCGCGCGCCCAGTTCCGCAGCGGGTGGCGCCAGAGGCGGTCAAAACAGAGGTTCTTCGCCAAGGCTGGTGTGAGCTCAAGGATGTCCATCATTTCGGTGCGCTTCTGAAACGGGCCGGCACCGATCGGCTGACGGCGCTGGAGCTCCTGAGAGGCGAATGGGCTACCGAGCTTGAGCGTACCGAAGGCGACGTGCTGGACCGGCTACTGGAGCTGCTTCGGGATAATCAATGCCCGGCCATGTTCTTCGTGGGCAATCCCGGCATCGTGCAGATATTCACAGGCAAGGTGGCCAATCTGCGCCGCACCGGTCCCTGGATGAACGTTCTGGACAGCGGTTTCAACCTCCATGCCAATACCGAATCTATCCGGTGTTGGTGGCTGGTCCGGCGTCCCTCCGCAGATGGCATTATCACGTCAGTGGAGGCCTTCAATGCCGACGGTGAGCTGGTGTTGACCGTGTTTGGCGAGCGCAAGCCCGGCATCCCCGAATCCGAACTCTGGCGGGAGCAGGCGGCGACCCTGGAGGCTTTGTCATGA
- a CDS encoding TonB-dependent receptor plug domain-containing protein: protein MYSRKSHLSLFCLSLAVLASGDAIADSQPTGYLNELVVTGTRSERKLLDTPVRTEVVTVEELEKTHARNLKEALENVPGLQLREIHGKPGYEVWLQGIESDRVLVLIDGMPMTATTGSTVDVSQLAVLDIERVEVVKGAVSAQYGSSGIGGVVNIITRPPASGLSGQFTTDGGTYGEQNPSGDEADPARYSARATVQGGSEQLALRLSASHQHSDGIDPEPDTWARPGDEYDRTDLSFRTDWSPNANHQLSAAVARFEEESGSRFTERNPPFVINQGKDETVTRTRYTLAGDHGRNSDLRAGWSAVHEVLNDDTLKYTGSGVFDDRRAESTLSRFSAHLGKPVGFTHHLQGGVDFNRETLEQTKDGASELGAEPRRQRESQEAWVQDTWMPTEHLELVPGVRFQNDSDFGTYTAPKINARYDLVRTDSLTGFLRGGVGAGYRVPNLKERYFTFDHSQLGYIVQGTPDLQPEESVSYQFGGGLSWNRTAWLEVNAFLNDIEQLIQTSPDAEATRARNDGVQVFSYENLAEARTWGFETTAGWEPSQHWRLTAGYTLTRTEEVATGNELNRRPRHQARLGLDGPLLLAGLSWGARLRYQSEEFVDAAAGTKSPGYTTADLKLNYQFSDQLRLFAGADNITDEQRDFSNASEDFRPVAGRFLYAGLTVSFGE from the coding sequence ATGTATTCACGAAAATCTCATCTGTCTCTGTTTTGTCTTTCTCTGGCGGTTCTGGCCTCTGGCGACGCGATCGCTGACAGCCAGCCAACCGGCTACTTGAACGAACTTGTTGTGACCGGAACCCGCAGCGAGCGAAAGTTGCTGGACACGCCGGTCCGAACGGAAGTGGTTACCGTCGAAGAGCTTGAGAAAACCCACGCTCGCAACCTGAAAGAGGCTCTGGAAAACGTCCCGGGATTGCAGCTTCGCGAAATCCACGGCAAGCCCGGATACGAGGTCTGGCTCCAGGGAATTGAATCTGATCGTGTGTTGGTTCTGATCGATGGTATGCCAATGACGGCCACCACCGGATCGACGGTGGACGTCAGCCAGTTGGCCGTGCTCGATATCGAGCGGGTGGAAGTGGTCAAGGGCGCTGTCTCTGCCCAGTATGGCAGCTCCGGTATCGGTGGCGTGGTTAATATCATCACCCGTCCGCCGGCTTCCGGGCTTTCCGGCCAATTTACCACGGATGGTGGTACCTATGGTGAGCAGAATCCCTCGGGCGATGAAGCCGACCCTGCGCGATATTCGGCCCGAGCCACGGTCCAGGGAGGTAGTGAACAGCTTGCCCTGCGTCTTTCTGCATCTCACCAGCATTCCGATGGCATCGATCCGGAGCCGGACACCTGGGCCCGGCCGGGTGATGAATACGATCGGACCGATCTCAGCTTCCGCACCGACTGGTCTCCGAACGCCAACCATCAACTGAGCGCTGCGGTCGCCCGGTTCGAGGAGGAGTCCGGGTCACGATTCACCGAGCGCAATCCGCCTTTTGTTATCAATCAGGGCAAGGATGAAACAGTCACCCGTACCCGCTATACGTTGGCCGGGGATCATGGTCGGAATTCGGATCTGCGTGCCGGTTGGTCTGCCGTCCACGAGGTCCTGAACGACGATACCTTGAAGTATACCGGCAGCGGGGTCTTTGATGACCGTCGTGCCGAATCCACGCTGTCCCGTTTTTCGGCTCATCTGGGCAAGCCGGTGGGGTTCACTCACCACCTGCAGGGTGGCGTTGATTTCAACCGTGAAACCCTCGAGCAGACCAAAGATGGCGCTTCCGAACTCGGCGCGGAACCTCGTCGGCAGCGTGAAAGCCAGGAAGCCTGGGTTCAGGACACCTGGATGCCCACTGAACATCTTGAGCTGGTGCCCGGCGTCCGGTTCCAGAATGACTCCGACTTCGGAACCTACACAGCACCCAAGATCAATGCACGCTACGACCTGGTCCGGACGGATTCGCTGACGGGCTTCCTGCGTGGTGGCGTTGGCGCCGGATACCGGGTGCCGAATCTGAAGGAAAGGTACTTCACCTTTGACCACAGCCAGCTTGGCTACATCGTGCAAGGAACGCCGGATCTGCAACCGGAAGAATCCGTCAGCTACCAGTTTGGGGGAGGGCTGTCCTGGAACCGGACTGCATGGCTGGAAGTGAACGCCTTCCTTAATGACATCGAGCAACTGATCCAGACCTCACCGGATGCTGAGGCTACCCGGGCGCGGAACGACGGCGTTCAGGTTTTCTCCTACGAAAATCTCGCCGAGGCGAGGACCTGGGGATTCGAAACCACGGCTGGCTGGGAGCCTTCCCAGCACTGGCGGCTTACCGCCGGCTATACCCTGACCCGAACCGAAGAGGTAGCAACAGGCAATGAGCTGAACCGTCGCCCGAGGCACCAGGCGCGTCTTGGGCTGGACGGACCACTTTTGCTGGCCGGCCTGTCCTGGGGCGCGCGGCTTCGCTACCAGAGTGAAGAATTCGTGGATGCTGCCGCAGGAACCAAATCTCCGGGGTATACCACGGCCGATCTGAAGCTGAATTACCAGTTCTCGGACCAGCTCCGACTGTTTGCCGGTGCCGACAACATCACCGACGAGCAGCGCGACTTTTCCAATGCCAGTGAAGATTTCAGACCAGTCGCCGGGCGCTTCCTCTACGCCGGGCTCACAGTTTCCTTTGGCGAATGA